From the genome of Trichocoleus sp. FACHB-46, one region includes:
- a CDS encoding COR domain-containing protein, with amino-acid sequence MINYYLQLQAGQKKPLNEAKVLLVGQGSVGKSSLVDRLIYNRYDPHKPKTEGINIQNWQIQVNDQPIRLNVWDFGGQEIMHATHQFFLTKRSLYLLVLDARVDERQNELEYWLKMIQSFGNDSPVIIVGNKTDQHPLDLDRRGLQNKYANIEEIIEISCATGNGVEQLQTIISREINKLEHVYDLLPLAWFEIKTCLEKMEQDYIPYSTYEHLCQEEEITDTLSQTTLIELLHQLGIVLNFRDDPRLEDTHVLNPEWVTNGVYKILNDNLLITQYRGMLDHTQLNRILDCSQYPRNKQLFIVDMMRKFELCFPLENNTNDRFLIPDLLPKEEPATGEWDDALAFQYHYNVLPGSIISRFIVRMHHLADKRTWWRSGIVLKHRDNRALIRSDREDKKIFIWISGPQATRRELLAMIRSQFDAIYQTIRGIVADEKVPLPDYPEIVVDYENLLDHEEMGEPFIIPPGLKAKVSVKQLLDGIEPEPDRQKRHYTYESGDITEIAKLLASRPVNINNQNTQENQNSMSSINQYGSGDNIAGDKVMHDKIGTQINNSNNLAQAATDIKQLLDQLSQDYPGNTDIVGAKAVEEIKRNPTVKQRLMNALKEAGATALEEAVDHPAIKIVVAGAKGLMDA; translated from the coding sequence ATCATCAATTACTATCTACAACTCCAAGCAGGGCAGAAAAAACCGCTCAATGAGGCGAAAGTACTGTTGGTTGGGCAAGGCAGTGTAGGCAAAAGCTCTCTGGTTGATCGACTAATTTACAATCGCTACGATCCACACAAACCTAAGACCGAAGGTATCAATATTCAGAATTGGCAGATTCAAGTCAATGATCAGCCTATTCGATTAAATGTGTGGGACTTTGGTGGCCAAGAGATTATGCACGCTACTCATCAGTTTTTTCTCACAAAACGCAGTCTTTATCTACTAGTACTAGATGCGCGAGTAGATGAGCGGCAAAACGAGCTGGAGTACTGGCTGAAAATGATCCAGAGCTTTGGAAACGATTCTCCAGTTATCATCGTTGGCAACAAAACTGATCAACACCCTTTAGATCTAGATCGGCGGGGGCTTCAAAATAAGTACGCCAATATCGAGGAAATTATTGAGATTTCCTGTGCGACAGGAAATGGTGTAGAGCAGCTTCAAACTATCATAAGCAGAGAAATCAATAAGCTAGAACATGTATATGATTTACTCCCTTTAGCTTGGTTTGAAATCAAAACCTGTTTAGAAAAAATGGAGCAAGACTACATTCCATACAGTACATATGAGCACTTATGCCAAGAGGAGGAGATTACTGATACCCTAAGCCAAACTACACTCATTGAACTCTTACACCAGCTTGGTATTGTCTTGAACTTTCGCGATGACCCTCGTTTAGAAGATACTCATGTCTTAAATCCAGAGTGGGTTACAAACGGTGTGTACAAGATTTTGAATGACAACCTGCTGATCACTCAATATCGAGGCATGTTAGATCATACTCAGCTCAATCGGATATTAGACTGTAGCCAATATCCACGGAACAAGCAATTATTCATTGTTGATATGATGCGAAAGTTTGAGTTGTGCTTCCCTCTCGAAAATAACACTAATGATCGCTTCCTCATCCCTGATTTACTCCCCAAAGAGGAACCTGCTACAGGTGAATGGGATGACGCTCTGGCTTTTCAATACCACTACAATGTCCTCCCCGGTAGCATTATTTCTCGCTTTATTGTTCGTATGCACCACTTGGCAGATAAAAGAACGTGGTGGCGGAGCGGTATTGTACTGAAACACCGAGATAACCGCGCCTTAATTAGAAGCGATCGTGAAGATAAAAAGATTTTTATTTGGATCAGTGGTCCCCAAGCTACCCGTCGAGAACTCCTCGCCATGATCCGCTCTCAGTTTGATGCCATTTACCAAACTATCAGAGGCATCGTCGCTGACGAAAAAGTACCCTTGCCCGATTACCCAGAAATCGTGGTGGACTACGAAAACTTATTAGATCATGAGGAAATGGGAGAGCCTTTCATCATTCCTCCAGGATTGAAGGCCAAGGTTAGCGTTAAACAACTGCTCGATGGCATTGAACCTGAACCAGATCGGCAAAAGCGGCATTATACCTACGAAAGCGGCGATATAACAGAAATTGCTAAGCTACTGGCGTCTAGGCCTGTCAATATCAATAATCAAAATACTCAGGAGAATCAGAATTCTATGTCAAGCATCAACCAGTACGGTTCTGGTGACAATATCGCAGGTGACAAGGTCATGCATGATAAAATTGGCACTCAAATTAATAATTCGAACAACCTAGCTCAAGCTGCTACCGATATTAAGCAACTTCTCGATCAACTTTCGCAAGACTATCCAGGTAATACAGATATTGTAGGTGCTAAAGCCGTTGAAGAAATTAAGCGCAATCCTACAGTCAAACAACGATTAATGAATGCGCTCAAAGAGGCAGGGGCTACTGCATTAGAAGAAGCTGTTGATCATCCTGCAATCAAGATAGTGGTTGCAGGAGCAAAAGGACTTATGGATGCCTAA
- a CDS encoding leucine-rich repeat domain-containing protein: MTEEELSQVIEQAAIHRITKLDLSRRGLTSIPNSFVQLPYLKRLDLSRNRLTDLPESISQLSSLTELCLDNNQLVTLPEVITQLFNLKVLDLSYNKLTKLPESLQKLSLITGLYLNNNQLVTLPESINQLSNLRLFNLSHNRLTALPEGVIHFLELKVLDASHNQLTSLPEGLGKIPKASLLLPNLISLDLRQNQLPIPPEILKTTD; encoded by the coding sequence ATGACGGAAGAAGAATTATCGCAAGTTATTGAACAAGCTGCTATACACAGGATAACAAAGTTAGATCTCTCTCGGAGAGGCTTAACGTCTATACCTAATAGCTTTGTTCAGCTTCCTTATCTAAAAAGGCTCGATCTCAGTCGTAACCGTTTAACAGACCTACCTGAATCAATTTCTCAGTTATCTAGTCTAACTGAACTTTGCCTCGACAATAACCAACTGGTGACGTTGCCAGAAGTAATTACACAACTCTTTAATCTAAAAGTGCTTGATCTGAGCTATAACAAATTAACAAAATTGCCAGAGTCACTTCAAAAGCTATCCCTTATAACAGGTCTTTATCTAAATAATAATCAACTGGTTACATTACCAGAATCTATTAATCAACTCTCTAACTTAAGGCTGTTTAATCTCAGTCACAACCGATTGACGGCACTTCCAGAAGGAGTTATTCATTTTTTAGAACTCAAAGTACTTGATGCTAGCCATAATCAACTCACTTCACTACCAGAAGGGCTAGGTAAGATTCCTAAAGCAAGCTTGTTGCTGCCTAACTTGATTAGCCTCGACCTGAGACAAAATCAGCTGCCTATTCCCCCTGAAATTCTTAAGACAACAGATTAG
- a CDS encoding AbrB family transcriptional regulator, with the protein MTEVIAAKFNITTKNIVTYSLVLVETILAFAAGFGFIALGIGGGAWILGGIAAGALAFYIYRAKFSDRIEPNRNLRKLGQMIVGLTVGFSIQPHNLEAITAQLPVFVFLALFLLASGGLIAYIYSRLQKTDLLTATLATVPGNIGIMASLAADYGKSTALVSLVQLIRFTTLISTIPLIANVSHPYDIHTAIATLTQDLFKLNLTYLLLLVLVLNLTALVVSAAGKLKIPVAAFLGSIVVGVALNFSFTALPLTAQMDFSFSPLFKVIGQILLGITIGEYWGLNPKFSRATIAYALVPVTLTFFAGLLSAGIAMLLTPWDWLTCLLVTAPGGSPEMIWIALVLHHDVEIVTAGHLVRLIAINFSLPALVSLACYLEERLSNGNGVNNPAPVLESIPAANPPSKQR; encoded by the coding sequence GTGACAGAAGTAATTGCTGCCAAATTTAATATAACCACTAAAAATATTGTTACTTATTCATTAGTCTTAGTTGAAACGATTCTGGCTTTCGCGGCTGGCTTTGGGTTTATTGCTTTAGGCATTGGTGGTGGAGCTTGGATTTTAGGCGGAATTGCCGCTGGAGCCCTAGCTTTTTATATTTACCGGGCAAAATTCAGCGATCGCATAGAGCCTAACCGTAACTTAAGAAAGCTGGGCCAAATGATTGTCGGCTTGACGGTGGGTTTTTCGATTCAGCCGCATAACCTAGAAGCCATTACAGCTCAGCTACCAGTTTTTGTCTTTCTTGCTTTATTTTTGTTAGCTAGCGGAGGCTTAATTGCTTATATCTATTCTCGGTTACAAAAAACAGATTTACTCACTGCCACCCTAGCCACTGTACCTGGCAACATTGGGATTATGGCGAGCCTAGCAGCAGACTATGGCAAAAGCACTGCCCTTGTTTCTTTAGTACAGCTCATTCGTTTCACCACTTTAATTTCAACGATTCCGCTTATTGCTAACGTTTCCCATCCCTATGACATTCATACAGCGATCGCGACTCTCACTCAAGACCTATTTAAGCTGAATTTAACTTACTTACTTCTCCTAGTTTTGGTGCTCAATTTAACAGCTTTGGTTGTTTCTGCGGCAGGTAAACTAAAGATTCCTGTAGCTGCTTTTTTGGGTTCAATTGTGGTGGGTGTAGCTCTAAATTTCTCGTTTACTGCTCTGCCACTAACTGCCCAAATGGACTTCAGCTTTTCACCTTTATTTAAGGTGATCGGTCAAATCCTTTTAGGGATCACAATTGGGGAATATTGGGGACTTAATCCCAAATTTAGCCGTGCTACGATTGCCTATGCTTTAGTGCCTGTGACATTGACCTTCTTCGCAGGCTTGCTCTCAGCAGGAATTGCCATGTTGCTGACGCCTTGGGATTGGCTCACTTGCCTGTTGGTGACGGCTCCGGGAGGCTCTCCAGAAATGATTTGGATTGCTCTGGTCTTACATCACGATGTTGAGATTGTCACAGCGGGTCATTTAGTTAGATTGATCGCCATTAACTTCTCCCTGCCCGCTTTAGTTTCCCTAGCGTGCTACCTAGAAGAGCGCTTGAGCAACGGTAACGGTGTTAACAACCCAGCCCCAGTTTTAGAATCTATTCCAGCCGCTAATCCACCCTCCAAACAACGCTAA
- a CDS encoding STAS domain-containing protein, protein MGSKIHDILDQHGAELLTEWLQVITASHRRGLLKEGELREECREFIHLFREAVRQNSLSDVYSAPWNEVRGLLSNISRMRSQKGFTPSETASFVFSFKQPLFARLRQELAQDGEELLENVWTATSLLDKLGLFTTEVYQKNREEVILRQQEELLELSTPVVKLWEGVLALPIIGTLDSARTQVVMESLLQKIVETGSDFAIIDITGVPTVDTLTAQHLLKTITAARLMGAECIISGIRPQIAQTIVYLGVDLAGVTTKSSLADAFKLALERTGRKIIRTQG, encoded by the coding sequence ATGGGTAGCAAAATTCATGACATTCTCGACCAGCATGGGGCTGAGCTACTAACAGAGTGGCTGCAAGTCATCACGGCCAGCCATCGGCGGGGGCTGCTTAAGGAAGGAGAGCTGCGCGAGGAATGCCGAGAGTTTATTCATTTGTTTCGTGAAGCCGTACGCCAAAATAGCTTGAGCGACGTTTATTCAGCGCCTTGGAATGAGGTTCGGGGGCTGTTGAGTAACATTTCTCGGATGCGTTCCCAAAAAGGCTTTACTCCCTCAGAAACTGCTAGCTTTGTCTTCTCCTTTAAGCAGCCATTGTTTGCTCGTCTGCGCCAGGAACTAGCCCAGGACGGAGAAGAGTTGTTGGAGAATGTCTGGACCGCTACTTCTCTACTCGATAAGTTGGGGCTGTTTACGACAGAGGTGTACCAGAAGAACCGAGAAGAGGTAATTCTGCGACAACAGGAAGAGCTGCTAGAGCTATCAACTCCGGTCGTCAAGCTCTGGGAGGGCGTTTTAGCTTTGCCCATTATTGGGACGTTGGATAGCGCTCGGACGCAAGTGGTGATGGAGTCGCTGCTGCAAAAGATTGTCGAGACAGGATCGGATTTTGCCATCATCGATATTACTGGTGTGCCTACCGTAGATACGCTCACAGCTCAGCACTTACTCAAAACGATTACAGCAGCTCGCCTCATGGGAGCAGAATGCATCATTAGTGGCATTCGGCCCCAGATTGCTCAAACTATTGTCTATTTAGGAGTTGACCTGGCAGGCGTGACGACCAAATCTAGTTTGGCCGACGCTTTTAAGCTAGCGCTTGAGCGCACAGGCAGGAAGATTATTCGCACTCAAGGTTAG
- a CDS encoding STAS domain-containing protein — protein MERIPILQMGDLLLVTIQVDMHDRLAMTLQDDLTTRISQVDARGVLIDISALEIVDSFIGRVLGNIAKMAQVLDAETVVVGMQPAVAITLVELGLSLTGIRTALNVEKGMALLRSAVHRDLNEDESPVLPEEPTGIYGEM, from the coding sequence ATGGAACGCATTCCAATTCTCCAAATGGGCGATCTTCTGTTGGTGACGATTCAAGTTGATATGCACGATCGCCTAGCTATGACTTTGCAGGACGATCTGACCACGCGCATTAGTCAAGTTGATGCTCGCGGCGTCCTGATTGACATTTCTGCCCTAGAAATTGTGGATTCGTTTATTGGCAGAGTCTTGGGCAATATCGCCAAAATGGCCCAAGTTTTAGATGCAGAAACCGTGGTCGTGGGGATGCAGCCAGCGGTTGCGATTACTTTAGTCGAGTTGGGCTTGTCATTGACTGGCATTCGCACTGCTTTGAATGTCGAAAAAGGCATGGCTCTCTTGCGATCGGCTGTGCATCGAGACTTGAATGAAGACGAGAGCCCCGTCTTGCCAGAGGAGCCTACAGGCATCTATGGAGAAATGTGA
- a CDS encoding anti-sigma regulatory factor, with amino-acid sequence MSIQSSADVVLVRQAVRQVAIEIGLSLVDQTKIVTAASELARNTLDYGGGGTATLETVQVGARRGVRLTFADQGPGIPDLDLALKDGYTTGGGLGMGLSGTKRLVNEFELVSQVGQGTTVTVTKWK; translated from the coding sequence ATGAGTATCCAATCCTCGGCTGATGTAGTGCTAGTGCGGCAAGCAGTGCGTCAGGTGGCCATTGAGATCGGGCTCAGCTTGGTGGACCAAACCAAAATTGTGACCGCAGCCAGCGAATTGGCTCGGAACACGTTGGACTATGGTGGGGGCGGCACTGCGACTCTAGAAACTGTGCAAGTCGGTGCCCGACGAGGGGTGCGCTTAACCTTTGCAGACCAAGGGCCTGGTATTCCTGATCTTGACCTTGCCCTGAAAGACGGCTACACCACAGGAGGAGGATTGGGCATGGGTTTGAGCGGAACTAAGCGCCTGGTGAATGAGTTTGAGCTTGTTTCTCAGGTTGGTCAAGGAACCACGGTGACGGTAACAAAATGGAAATAA
- a CDS encoding ATP-binding SpoIIE family protein phosphatase, whose product MTHPIVLSMVEPSQVGEARRRAASLATQLGFSEVEQGKVGIVVTEIANNLIKHAQEGALLLRSLERQGVAGLEILSLDRGPGMRDVSECLRDGFSTGGTSGTGLGAIQRLSDQFEIYSASPEGTAIFCRLWAGSACPVYAAGELEIGVVCLPMQGEEVSGDAYCSQFVGDRHLLLIADGLGHGPMAAQASLEAVKVFQEAGDRTPSELMADMHAALRSTRGAAVAIAEVNLQEQRVQYVGVGNIVGSLLATDQPIERTTNMVSHNGTVGCEMRKNQTFTYSWKPKGILIMHSDGLGTKWRLDRYPGLVNQHPSLIAGILYRDFNRGRDDVTVLVAREVN is encoded by the coding sequence ATGACCCACCCCATTGTTCTCTCGATGGTAGAGCCGAGTCAGGTTGGAGAAGCACGACGCAGAGCCGCATCTCTAGCAACGCAGCTCGGCTTTAGTGAGGTAGAGCAAGGCAAGGTGGGAATTGTCGTGACTGAAATAGCCAACAATCTGATTAAACATGCTCAAGAGGGGGCTTTGCTGCTGCGATCGCTAGAGAGACAAGGTGTGGCAGGGCTAGAAATTCTTTCTCTTGATCGGGGACCAGGAATGCGGGATGTGAGCGAGTGCCTCAGAGACGGCTTCTCCACGGGTGGCACTTCTGGAACTGGGTTAGGCGCAATCCAACGTCTCTCCGATCAGTTTGAGATCTATTCCGCTTCCCCAGAAGGAACCGCGATTTTCTGCCGACTGTGGGCGGGTTCTGCCTGCCCAGTCTATGCAGCGGGTGAGTTAGAGATTGGGGTAGTTTGTTTGCCTATGCAGGGTGAAGAGGTGTCAGGAGATGCCTATTGCAGCCAATTTGTCGGCGATCGCCATCTCTTACTGATTGCCGATGGGTTAGGACATGGACCGATGGCAGCCCAAGCCTCATTGGAAGCAGTAAAGGTGTTTCAAGAGGCAGGCGATCGCACTCCATCCGAGCTGATGGCGGATATGCATGCAGCTTTGCGGAGCACGCGGGGCGCAGCAGTGGCGATCGCAGAAGTGAACTTGCAGGAACAGAGGGTGCAGTACGTTGGAGTTGGCAATATCGTGGGTAGCCTTTTGGCGACTGACCAGCCGATTGAGCGCACTACCAATATGGTGTCTCACAACGGCACTGTGGGCTGCGAAATGCGAAAAAATCAGACCTTTACCTACTCGTGGAAGCCGAAAGGGATACTGATTATGCATTCCGATGGTTTGGGAACAAAATGGCGCTTAGATCGCTATCCTGGCTTGGTCAACCAGCATCCCAGCCTGATTGCCGGAATTCTCTATCGAGACTTTAATCGAGGACGAGACGATGTGACCGTGCTGGTTGCGCGTGAGGTGAACTGA
- a CDS encoding ATP-binding protein, with the protein MSTVLLTLEIRYEQDVVLTRQRVRQIAALIGFDAQDQTRIATAVSEMARNAFQYTGGGRVEFRLEGQSPQSFLIIIRDQGQGIPQLEDVLQGRYQSETGAGRGIVGARQLMDQFQIESLPGRGTTVVLAKQLPRQVAALNSQQITNIVNELVQRSPQNPYEEVQQQNQELLQALAELRKREEQLTQLNRELEDTNRGVVALYTELDEKADSLKRANELKTRFLSNMSHEFRTPLNSIMSLTRLLMDRTDGDLTSEQEKQVTFIRKSAAGLSDLVNDLLDLAKVEAGKTAVHLSTFEVDELFATLRGMLRPLLEHNSSVSLIFEEPIDIPAIHSDEGKVAQILRNFISNALKYTEQGEVRVSAVRAGDRVVLSVADTGIGISPQDLERIFEDFIQIESHLQKRVKGTGLGLPLSRKLAELLGGDVAVTSTPGIGSTFSATIPLVYPHLPEGVPIAQPDWQFDPQRSPVLVVEDHAETLFTYEKYLEGSTYQLIPARTLEHASQALAQVQPVAIVLDILLEGENTWSLLTQLKQDPATRSIPVLVMSVVDNEKQTRNLGADAFLVKPVDRLSLLKQLNMLINQNQQQKLLLIDDDLVARYLLKQQLSQLLPHIPLSILEASNGYEGIRLAQSEQPQAIVLDLVMPEMSGIEVLDQLKQQPATSSIPVIINTSQLLEAEESQILAERTVAILSKENSSAEVAIAKLQEALIKAGLVLEAGEIEHG; encoded by the coding sequence ATGAGTACAGTGCTGTTAACCCTCGAAATTCGCTATGAACAAGATGTGGTCCTAACCCGCCAACGAGTTCGACAAATTGCAGCGCTCATTGGGTTTGACGCACAAGACCAAACTCGAATTGCTACTGCTGTCTCAGAAATGGCTCGCAATGCCTTTCAGTATACGGGAGGTGGCAGAGTTGAGTTTCGCCTGGAAGGTCAGTCGCCCCAGAGTTTCTTAATCATCATCCGCGACCAAGGACAAGGTATCCCTCAGCTTGAGGACGTTTTGCAAGGACGCTATCAGTCTGAAACGGGAGCAGGGCGGGGCATTGTCGGGGCACGGCAACTGATGGATCAGTTTCAAATTGAGTCTTTGCCAGGACGAGGCACGACCGTAGTTCTAGCTAAGCAGCTTCCGAGGCAAGTCGCCGCTCTCAACAGCCAGCAGATCACGAACATTGTTAATGAGTTGGTTCAGCGATCGCCGCAAAACCCTTATGAAGAGGTGCAGCAGCAAAACCAAGAACTCCTCCAAGCCTTAGCAGAACTCCGCAAACGAGAAGAGCAGTTAACGCAACTGAACCGAGAGCTAGAGGATACCAATCGGGGAGTCGTGGCTTTGTATACCGAGCTAGATGAGAAGGCAGACTCTCTGAAGCGAGCCAATGAGCTGAAGACCCGCTTTCTCTCGAATATGAGTCATGAGTTCCGGACTCCCTTAAACTCAATTATGTCTTTGACGCGATTGCTGATGGATCGAACAGATGGCGATCTAACGTCGGAGCAAGAGAAACAAGTCACTTTTATCCGTAAATCAGCAGCGGGACTCTCGGATCTGGTTAATGACCTTCTGGATTTAGCCAAGGTAGAAGCGGGAAAGACGGCTGTTCACCTCTCTACGTTTGAAGTTGATGAACTATTTGCGACGCTGCGGGGGATGCTGCGACCGCTTTTAGAACATAACTCTTCTGTTTCCCTGATTTTTGAAGAACCGATAGATATTCCTGCCATCCATAGCGATGAAGGCAAAGTGGCGCAGATTCTCAGAAATTTCATCTCGAATGCTCTGAAGTATACCGAGCAGGGGGAAGTGCGAGTGTCTGCGGTGAGGGCTGGCGATCGCGTGGTGCTCTCGGTCGCTGATACAGGGATTGGCATTAGTCCACAGGATCTAGAACGGATTTTTGAGGACTTTATTCAAATCGAGTCGCACCTACAAAAGCGGGTGAAGGGCACTGGATTAGGCTTACCACTCTCGCGCAAATTAGCAGAACTTCTGGGGGGTGATGTCGCGGTAACAAGCACTCCAGGAATTGGTTCTACCTTTTCAGCCACCATTCCTCTAGTCTATCCTCATCTGCCTGAAGGGGTGCCGATCGCCCAACCTGATTGGCAGTTTGACCCGCAGCGATCGCCCGTGCTAGTGGTGGAAGATCATGCTGAAACCCTTTTTACCTACGAGAAATATCTCGAAGGTTCAACGTACCAGTTAATTCCAGCGCGTACACTAGAACATGCCAGCCAGGCCTTAGCCCAAGTGCAACCCGTAGCCATTGTTTTGGATATTCTCTTGGAAGGAGAAAACACTTGGTCCCTTTTGACGCAGCTAAAGCAAGATCCCGCGACCCGATCTATTCCAGTTTTGGTAATGAGTGTGGTAGATAATGAGAAACAAACTAGGAATCTGGGCGCGGACGCATTTCTGGTTAAGCCTGTAGATAGGCTGTCATTGCTCAAGCAACTAAATATGTTAATTAATCAAAACCAACAACAAAAACTGTTGCTGATCGATGATGACCTGGTGGCTCGTTATCTGTTGAAACAACAGTTGTCTCAACTGCTGCCTCACATACCCCTGTCGATTCTAGAAGCCAGCAATGGATACGAAGGAATTCGCTTAGCGCAATCAGAACAGCCTCAGGCGATAGTCTTAGATTTAGTCATGCCAGAGATGAGTGGCATTGAAGTGCTGGACCAACTGAAGCAGCAGCCTGCCACGAGTAGTATTCCGGTGATTATCAACACATCGCAGCTCTTAGAGGCAGAAGAGAGCCAGATTTTAGCTGAGCGGACGGTGGCTATTCTCTCCAAAGAAAATTCCTCAGCCGAGGTTGCGATCGCCAAGCTCCAAGAAGCGCTGATCAAAGCGGGATTAGTGCTGGAGGCGGGGGAAATTGAGCATGGCTGA
- a CDS encoding response regulator → MAEESLIKILHVDDNESNRYIVSRILRNAGFIALEADTGQAGLQVVTEQSPDLVILDVKLPDLNGFEVCHQIKTNAKTAFIPVLHLSASFIESRDKAQGLDSGADAYLAQPVEPIELLATIRSLLRIRRAEDAALALAKEWQITFDSISDGVGLLDREGNFLRCNRALSQLLGRPVEDIIGYSQQTLIEKFLGYTDITPFARVQVTQQREIQEVQFDSRWFLITVDPVFNSEDIFTGAVYLLTDITERQRAEAERIQLLNREQKARTEAEAANRVKDEFLATLSHELRSPLNAMLGWTRLLNTRKFDEATTARAMETIERNARSQAQLVEDLLDVSRIIQGKLRLNVRPIELKAIIETALETAGPAAEAKEIRLQSVLDPGSGCVAGDSDRLQQIIWNLLSNAIKFTPKGGRVQIRLERVHSHVEIAVSDTGQGISSDFVPYVFDRFRQADSSITRSYSGLGLGLAIVRHLVELHGGTVEAYSSGPGEGSTFTVKLPLIPVRIEESNTERIHPTVAQAVPFNNPPSLKGVRVLIVDDEVDARNYLLAVLEQCEAETLAATSAQEAVELLLAQKPDVLVSDIGMPEEDGYSLIHRIRALPVEQGGSIPAVALTAYARTEDRTRVIAAGFQIHIPKPVEPAELATVIASLAARNRKL, encoded by the coding sequence ATGGCTGAGGAGTCATTGATCAAGATTTTGCATGTAGATGACAATGAATCTAATCGGTATATTGTCTCTCGGATTCTGCGGAATGCTGGATTTATCGCCCTAGAAGCCGACACAGGTCAGGCAGGATTGCAAGTCGTTACAGAGCAATCTCCCGACTTGGTAATTCTGGATGTGAAGCTTCCTGATCTCAATGGCTTTGAAGTCTGCCACCAGATTAAAACGAACGCCAAAACAGCTTTTATTCCTGTTTTACACCTATCTGCTAGCTTTATCGAGAGCCGAGATAAAGCCCAAGGCTTAGACAGTGGTGCGGATGCTTACTTGGCCCAGCCTGTAGAACCTATTGAGCTACTTGCCACCATTCGCTCGCTGTTACGCATCCGGCGGGCAGAAGATGCGGCTCTAGCTTTGGCCAAGGAATGGCAAATCACCTTTGACTCGATCAGTGATGGCGTTGGCCTACTCGATCGAGAGGGAAATTTTCTCCGTTGTAATCGGGCACTGTCTCAACTTTTAGGCAGACCCGTAGAAGACATCATTGGATACTCTCAACAAACCCTAATTGAAAAGTTTTTAGGCTACACAGACATCACTCCTTTTGCTCGGGTCCAAGTGACTCAACAGCGAGAAATTCAAGAAGTTCAGTTTGATTCTCGATGGTTTTTAATTACAGTCGATCCAGTATTTAACTCTGAGGATATCTTTACAGGCGCAGTTTATCTCCTGACGGATATTACAGAGCGTCAACGAGCCGAAGCGGAACGAATTCAACTACTCAATCGAGAACAGAAAGCACGGACCGAAGCAGAGGCAGCCAACCGAGTAAAAGATGAGTTCTTGGCAACGCTCTCTCATGAATTGCGATCGCCCCTGAATGCGATGTTGGGCTGGACCCGTTTGCTGAATACGCGCAAGTTCGATGAAGCGACTACAGCACGAGCAATGGAGACCATTGAACGGAATGCCCGCTCCCAAGCTCAGCTCGTAGAAGATTTGCTGGATGTCTCCCGGATTATTCAGGGCAAGCTGCGGTTAAATGTCCGTCCCATTGAGCTGAAGGCAATCATTGAAACTGCCCTGGAAACGGCGGGGCCAGCCGCGGAAGCAAAGGAAATCCGTTTGCAATCTGTCCTCGACCCAGGGAGTGGGTGCGTCGCAGGAGATTCAGATCGTCTACAACAAATTATTTGGAATTTATTATCTAATGCCATCAAGTTCACACCCAAGGGTGGTCGGGTGCAAATCCGCTTAGAGCGAGTACATTCTCATGTTGAGATTGCTGTCAGCGATACAGGCCAAGGAATTAGCTCAGATTTCGTTCCTTATGTGTTCGATCGCTTCCGCCAAGCGGACAGTTCTATCACCCGTTCCTATAGTGGCTTAGGCTTGGGGTTGGCGATCGTCCGTCATCTAGTTGAGCTGCACGGCGGTACAGTAGAGGCTTATAGTTCTGGTCCGGGAGAAGGCTCAACTTTTACAGTCAAGTTGCCCCTGATTCCGGTGCGGATTGAGGAAAGTAATACAGAACGCATTCATCCCACTGTTGCCCAAGCAGTTCCTTTTAATAATCCTCCTTCTCTAAAAGGCGTCAGGGTCTTGATTGTAGATGATGAAGTAGATGCACGAAACTACCTCTTAGCAGTGCTAGAGCAATGTGAAGCTGAAACCTTAGCAGCAACATCTGCTCAAGAAGCCGTAGAACTCCTTTTAGCTCAAAAACCTGATGTGCTGGTTAGTGACATTGGGATGCCGGAAGAAGATGGATACAGCTTAATCCACCGGATTAGGGCTTTACCAGTAGAGCAAGGAGGTTCAATTCCTGCTGTAGCCTTGACCGCTTATGCCCGCACTGAAGACCGCACCCGAGTCATTGCGGCTGGATTTCAAATTCATATCCCTAAACCAGTCGAGCCAGCAGAACTAGCCACTGTTATTGCTAGCCTCGCGGCAAGAAATCGAAAACTTTAA